GAAGATTTTACAAGTACTTTGTGTTTTAGTTTACGTTCAGccctgaaagaaaacattcattttcaCTTTGACAGCACTCTCAAAGAGCGGAATTCAGTGGTTCTTTCTGTAGTTTTTTTCAGCTCTTTATCAGGAAttactttgtttcttttagaGAAGAGGAACCCCTTCTGAATGTCCTACTTCCATGTCTGTTCACCATGCAGAAGAAGTAAGATTTTCCAGCAAAAGTCGTGGTGTGACCCTGCCCAAGACTACTAGCACACACGGCCGTTCTTCCTCCCGCTGCAACCGCTGACCTCTGCACCGCAgatgagagaggcaggagcgggaATCACAGAACTGGATCCCAAAGACCCGCCAACGCTGGGCGGGCGGCCGCCCACCCACCCTGCAGGCGTTGCGGAGGCAGCAGGGACAAACCAGGCAGAGTTCGGGGAGCGCCTCGTCTTTCAGACGCGCGCTTGTAAAGGTTGTGAGGGATGTGATAAGGGATTGCCTCGGCTCCTCTCTGCTTCTGCCGCTTTTGGTGCTGTACCAACAGTAACAGCCGAAGGAGCCTAAGGACAGACACAGCCAAATGAGCTGCTCTGTGACGTCGAAGGCAAAGCGTATTCCAACAAGGCTGCTGGTTAAGCGGTGAGCTAGTCATCAAAGCACACGCAGGTGCCGCGGCTCTGTCCTACTGCTCCAAGCTGGGTACGCGACTGGTTTTTATGTCTGGGCTGGGTCAAACACAGCCATGTTTCTCAGGCAGTTTTTAATACTCTGGATGCTGCCAATGACCTTAGAGCTGTTCAAacacaaaaaccaaccaaccgaCAAAAACACCAACTCAAACAAAACACCTCTAGAAAGAGCCATAGGAAAGAGACATGATTCAATTGCCACacctaaaagaaacagaaaacagtctGTAGAGCCAGCAGGGAAGTGATGAACACTTCGCCACCAGGAACTAGACACTCAAACAGCTTTCAACGTGTGCCCTTGTCCCTCCTAGGGCATGAGTTTCAAATCAGAGTTGTGGTATCTGTGACTTTATTACCTGATTTCAGAGTAGAGCACAGGACCGTGGTTCTCGAAAGGGATTGCTGCCCGCAGGAACCCCGACAAGCAAGGCATCTTTGCAGGCATTTTGCATACAGTACTGCTGgagttctgcagctgcctgagaGACCTgtgtaaaggaaaaagaaacacaaacacaGAGAGGAAACTAATTCATTCACAGGCATCTATTAGGCACTGCCTCTTGAAGAACCATTATCAaacagagctggagagcagccaaGTCAGCTCTCGGGTTCTAAAACACCAAGTAAATCAGCACAGACGCTCATTTACAAAGCACCAATGAAACATGCACGAAATACTACGCCAGTGATGAGCCAGAGGAGTGCAGAGGGCTGAGCTGCAAGTGCAATGCAAGTTGCCCTCATTAAAATGCACAGGGCCATGACCACAATATTTTCCAATCTCCTGTACTGTTTTCGGGTTTATATCTGAACTCTTACATCCTCAGGTAATTTATAAAAAGGATTTTCATTTCCAAACTGTTAGGCAACACAGAGCATAACAAGGAACGAAAGCAAAAAGATGAGGATGAACAGTCCAAATTGCCACTATCCCCTGGCAGCGAAGTGAGAGCTTCAAATCCGCACACTGGCTCCCAGAGAGGAGAGCTCAGGGCTGCAGAACAAGAAGCCCAGAAACCCAAAGGCAAGATGCCTCCAGCACTGAACGCCCCTGCTCTCCCTGTGGACAGCAAGTCATTCGTGTGCTTGTATTTTTGAAGGAAAGCGTAGGGGAATTCCCAATTTCTCAGACACGCATTGGCAACAGCTGCAGGGAACTGTCAAAATCCCCGCTGTCTGCTACATCTttacattttaaaggaaatactGAGCATGCTGGTGGGAATACAAGTTCCCCTCTGACGTCACCTCTGCCTCCACTACAGGACtctcaaaatactgatttttcttcctACGCAACTTCACAATGTTGGCAGCAGCAGGATGAGACAACAGCCAGAAGGACGACCCACGCTTCCCAGCCTGCTGTTGGCAGGGGCCACCCCGGAGCCCTAACGGGGCTCTGATTCAGGGACATCCCACCTAACAGCATCTGCAAGCACGTAGGAAGTCTGGCCTAGGGCACGCTTTCGTTCGCTGTCTGGCTGCTGTCCTGTGCACCACCTCCCAGCTCTCCTCCAGGACACCCATCCTGGTAACCCCGCCCCAGTTTACCCAGCAGCTGTCAGCATTTTGGGGAGCTGTCAAGAAAAGCACTTTCCCGGgttccagcctcccggcttctcCTGGCTGGGGTACAGGGAGTCGCAtccacagcaaggacccccacTAGTCAGAGGGCTTTGTCACTCCTCCCTTCCTCCAGGAGAACTCCTTTCTGGAGGCTGCAAAATGTctcccaccctgcccagcccctCGGACCCCCTGCGGCATCAGCACCCTTGCGTCAGCACTGACCCCGCAGTGGGAGCCGACTGTGCCCTGCATGGCTCTCAGGCAGAGGGGCCACTTGTCAACTCCGATCAGCCAAGGCCGCATGTTTTTCCTGGGAAAACGAGCAGAGTCTCCCTCGGGACAGGGCTTGCCCTACGAGCGCAGCACGGTTTGCAGTTGCTCACGGCGTCTCCCCGCACCTTGCCGCTGAATTCTGCAGCTGTCTATGTCCCGGTGCTCCTGGAAGGGTACAACCCTGATTGCTGGCACTTGTGTGAGGGTTAGCCGTGCAGCAGCAGAATGTTGTTCCAGGACGGATCTGCCCGCTCTCAGCCCTCCCTATGCCCCTACAACATTCTCCAGTCCTCCACTTCACACAGCAAGCACAAGGGTTTCTCCCATATTTCACCACAGGGCAAACACGCTCCCCGCGGCAGCCTCCTGCGTGCAAGATGTGTGTGGGTACTTCTTTCCTACTCGGGTTTCCTCTTTCTGAAAATACTGTTCCTGTCTGCTTTTTTAGCTGGCAGGGTAAACAAAATCACCATTGGAACTTTGCAGTGTGGGATGTATTTTCAAAAATCCTTTCATATCCAGCTTCCATCTGAAAACACATTGTCTATTCACAGTAGCCAAACAATGTTTTCTCCCATCTCCGTGTCTGCTAAAACTGATCCAAGTGGTTTTTCACCAGCTGAATATATTCCTTACTGTTTTCACACTGCATGTCAAGAAACCCTAAATGATGCTTTTTATAGGACACATTTTCATTCATGCAGCTTTTCGCTTGTGATTATAAAAAGACACGAACAGGCTCCTAGAACAGCAGACCTGGAAAGAGACCGCTGCACACAATGCTGCCAGACAGACGAGACCGAGGTTTCGCCAAGGCCGAGCCTCCCCAGAGTACAAGCAGACCCACAATAAATATGCAGCCTTGAGCAGCACAGATCCAGAATATGTGACTGCCACAAAGTAGCCCCCAATAACCTACAAATTCCATTTTCATACCCATTCCCAGCCTCCCCTCAAAAAAGCGGGAGGGGGTCTATGCCTGAAAACGAGCGGGAACAGAGACCCAGGCTATCGCTGGTACTATAAAGCAACAGCAATGTTTGGTCAGCCACTTCTGCGTTAGACAGTACCTGCCTTGCCACGAGGGGCTGCATTTCCACTCGGCGTCGTGCCGCGTCTCGCCGACCCCCACACATCGCTGCAGCGACCGACTGCAGTCACACCTAGCGAGCAAACATCTGCCCATCCACTACTTGCTAATGAGGCTTCGTAGCGCTAATGAATTGATGGGGGCGATGTCCAAAAGCCACGGCGGTTTCACCTCGCAACAGACACTTCGAATTCCCACCAGCCCGGGACAGGAACGGTGAGAAAAGGTATTCCAAACCGTTTGGAACTCGCTTAGCCGGGTTCCCGCAGCTCCAGATGCCGGCACCGCCGCCGGGCCGAGGAAGCCGGTGCTCTGCGGCCGGCCAGAGGAAAATGGCGAACGCACGGAGGCGGCGAGACAGGAGGAAAGCGCAGGAGGCGAACGAGTCcgacccccgccgccccgcgggccGTGCCGGGGCACGCTCGCTGGACGGGGCCGCTACCGCAGCGCAGCTGCGGGCCCCCCTCCTCGCACCGCTCCGCGCCGGcgagccggggctgccccccggaGCCACTCACCCGAACCCCACCTCGGGCCCGCACTCGCCCGCGAAGCCCCACGCAGGAGCGGGCCCACGCGTGCGTGGCAGACCGCCCGGCGTCCCCGGGCGCCCCGGGGGCACCCCTCCGCACCCCCAGTCCGGGGCACCCCGCGGCCCGGCTCACCTTGATCCTCTCCACGGCCGCCTCCAGCCTCAGCTGCTCCACCAGCCGCTGCATGGCGCTCACGCTGCCGCCCGACGACATCCCCGGCCCGcggcgggacggacggacggacggatgggcgggcgggcgggcgggacggCGGACCGCACCGGCAGCGCGCGAGGACCGGCCTGGCACCGCCCTCCGCCGCTAAGGGGCGTGGCCGGATCCGCTCCGCCCTcgggccccgccccgggcccgccccgccgggcccgccccgccgctgccgggcgCAGCGTcttggcggcggcggggcggaaAGCCTGGCTGGCTGAAATagggcaggaggggggaaaaggaaagaaaaagaaggggaagagggggagggaagggggatgaagaggggaaggggaggaagagagtaaaagggagaaaaaggaaggaaaaagggggaaaatggggtgaaaaggagggggaaggggaaaaaaaatttaaaaaaagaaagaaaaaagggggttGGGGGTGGAAAGGGcgaaaggagggaaagggaaaagaaggagaaaaagcagaaaaaagaagagcggaaaaggagaaaaaaggaaagcagggaaaaggagagaaaaagggaaaaggagagaaaaaggggaggaaaggagaaaagaagggggaagaaaaaagggaaaaaaaaaacaaacaaagaatgaAAGGGAGTTCTAAACGTCCTGCAAAGATTTAACAGAAAGTCCATGCTGGCAGCGGGCAGCTGTGGGGCTCAaactgcctggctgctgctgccagcctcacCCCGGCACTGCTCATCGCCGTTTCACCAACGAGGATAGATAAGTCACTTCGCTTT
This DNA window, taken from Opisthocomus hoazin isolate bOpiHoa1 chromosome Z, bOpiHoa1.hap1, whole genome shotgun sequence, encodes the following:
- the GNG10 gene encoding guanine nucleotide-binding protein G(I)/G(S)/G(O) subunit gamma-10; its protein translation is MSSGGSVSAMQRLVEQLRLEAAVERIKVSQAAAELQQYCMQNACKDALLVGVPAGSNPFREPRSCALL